The Caldicoprobacter guelmensis genome includes a region encoding these proteins:
- a CDS encoding efflux RND transporter periplasmic adaptor subunit, which yields MKIRGIKLVVCLLALTLLAVFVSGCSALGGLSKEPQGEQQTAESQKVPVEVATAGVDAIQNEKEFSGILKPINEAMVIPQIPAKVSKVHVKVGQQVKEGDVLIELEAGDVERQIAQAQAAYEASKASVELSKRKLQDLESQKNRLQAEIGKLDKQIEGLTKSLNEARQAIEPEIAKLQEMRQKGVISDEQFEEQKARLEEQLKTLQDGLDKLLQQKAALEKSKLELESAIKSLPYDSNTLDAQLNQAKVALDTAKSAADKLKLFSPIDGVVSSLSVQPGQMATQTSPPVTVIDTSALVLDIRLSEFDVAKVQPGQRVKVYVEAMGSQPVEGVIEWVSPSTDLRSQAYPARIKVENVSGKLRPGMFARVILVLDRKDNVVVVPKRSIIRQGDHAYVFVIKGKAVERREVKVGMDDGERVEIISGLQSGEQVVVKGQAYLKEGQEVNVVRQEG from the coding sequence ATGAAAATAAGGGGCATCAAATTGGTTGTATGCTTGTTGGCATTAACTCTTTTAGCAGTATTTGTATCAGGCTGTTCAGCGCTTGGAGGCCTTAGCAAAGAGCCGCAGGGTGAGCAGCAGACGGCTGAATCGCAAAAAGTGCCGGTTGAAGTGGCAACCGCTGGTGTGGATGCCATTCAAAATGAAAAAGAGTTTTCAGGAATTTTAAAGCCCATAAATGAAGCTATGGTCATCCCCCAGATACCGGCCAAGGTATCCAAGGTACATGTGAAAGTGGGGCAGCAGGTAAAAGAGGGGGATGTGCTTATAGAGCTGGAGGCCGGCGATGTTGAAAGGCAAATTGCTCAGGCACAGGCGGCATATGAGGCCTCAAAAGCTTCGGTGGAACTGTCAAAAAGGAAGCTGCAAGACCTTGAGTCCCAGAAGAACAGGCTTCAAGCTGAAATTGGTAAGTTAGATAAGCAGATTGAGGGGCTTACTAAGTCGCTGAATGAGGCCAGGCAGGCCATTGAACCGGAGATTGCTAAACTTCAAGAGATGCGCCAAAAAGGCGTCATTTCAGATGAGCAGTTTGAGGAACAGAAGGCTAGGCTAGAGGAGCAGCTAAAAACGCTGCAGGATGGATTGGATAAGCTGCTTCAACAAAAAGCGGCGTTGGAGAAGAGCAAATTGGAGCTGGAAAGCGCTATAAAGTCCCTGCCATATGACAGCAACACGCTGGACGCACAGCTCAATCAAGCCAAGGTTGCTCTGGATACTGCCAAAAGCGCGGCCGATAAGCTGAAGCTCTTCTCGCCAATAGATGGTGTGGTAAGCAGCTTAAGCGTACAGCCTGGTCAGATGGCTACACAGACATCACCACCGGTTACTGTTATAGATACGAGTGCTTTGGTACTTGATATACGCTTATCCGAATTTGATGTAGCGAAGGTACAGCCGGGGCAAAGGGTGAAGGTATATGTCGAAGCAATGGGTTCTCAACCGGTAGAAGGCGTGATTGAGTGGGTGAGTCCATCTACCGATCTCAGGAGTCAGGCTTACCCGGCAAGGATAAAGGTTGAAAATGTTTCTGGCAAGTTGCGTCCTGGCATGTTTGCAAGGGTTATCTTGGTGCTAGACAGGAAAGATAACGTGGTGGTGGTGCCAAAGCGGTCAATTATAAGGCAGGGGGATCATGCCTATGTTTTCGTAATTAAAGGTAAGGCAGTGGAGAGAAGAGAGGTAAAGGTTGGCATGGACGATGGTGAGAGGGTAGAGATAATTTCAGGCCTACAAAGTGGTGAGCAGGTGGTTGTGAAGGGGCAGGCCTATCTAAAGGAAGGGCAGGAAGTAAATGTTGTGAGGCAAGAGGGGTGA
- a CDS encoding Gfo/Idh/MocA family protein, producing the protein MYDDNRVSIVLVGIGGYGNIYVDALLNNLERGDFKVVGAIDPRPEGCRNLQKIKDMEIPIFSSMEEFYASFKAELAIISTPIHFHCVQTCYALSQGNNVLCEKPVSATIQEARQMMEARDRAGKIVAIGYQWSYTDAIRTLKKDIQSGLFGRPKRFKTIVLWPRNKDYYRRAWAGKLRDAEGRWILDSVANNATAHHLHNMFYVLGQEQDKSAKPAQLTAELYRANNIENFDTAAVRIFTEEGVELLFYVTHAVTETVNPTFCFEFEKAKVVYGPMEGKSDNIIAVFDDGTYKVYGNPEEEGVKKLWMTIDAVKGIQPVVCGIEAATSHTLCINGMQESVPRISHFPENLIKYNENTKITWVEGLNEVLKRCYQEWKLPHEIGVEWAKAGKTMDLRGYQYFKGEDIG; encoded by the coding sequence ATGTACGACGATAATCGGGTTTCTATTGTATTAGTAGGCATCGGCGGATACGGTAATATATACGTCGATGCGCTGCTCAATAATCTTGAGCGAGGTGACTTTAAAGTTGTAGGGGCAATTGACCCTAGGCCAGAAGGATGTCGTAATCTGCAAAAGATTAAAGATATGGAGATCCCCATTTTCTCCTCAATGGAGGAGTTTTATGCCAGCTTTAAAGCTGAGTTGGCCATCATATCGACCCCTATTCATTTTCATTGCGTTCAAACCTGTTATGCTCTATCCCAAGGGAACAATGTGCTGTGTGAAAAGCCAGTGAGCGCAACCATTCAGGAAGCTCGGCAGATGATGGAGGCCAGGGATCGTGCTGGCAAAATCGTTGCAATCGGCTATCAATGGTCGTACACCGATGCCATACGTACCCTTAAAAAGGACATCCAATCGGGCTTATTTGGCAGGCCCAAGAGGTTTAAGACCATTGTGCTGTGGCCCAGAAATAAAGATTATTACCGGCGGGCATGGGCTGGTAAACTGCGAGATGCAGAAGGCAGGTGGATACTGGACAGCGTTGCCAACAATGCGACAGCCCATCATCTGCACAACATGTTTTACGTCTTAGGCCAGGAGCAGGATAAGAGCGCAAAGCCCGCTCAACTTACAGCGGAGCTTTATCGCGCCAATAACATTGAAAACTTCGATACTGCTGCTGTAAGGATTTTTACTGAAGAAGGTGTGGAATTGCTGTTTTATGTGACCCATGCTGTTACCGAAACTGTTAATCCCACTTTTTGCTTTGAATTTGAAAAGGCAAAGGTTGTATACGGCCCAATGGAGGGTAAAAGTGACAATATAATAGCTGTATTTGATGATGGCACTTACAAGGTGTACGGCAATCCAGAGGAAGAAGGGGTTAAGAAGCTGTGGATGACTATAGATGCGGTTAAGGGTATACAGCCTGTGGTGTGCGGCATCGAAGCTGCTACTTCTCACACGCTGTGTATCAACGGTATGCAGGAGTCAGTACCGCGCATATCGCATTTCCCGGAAAATCTGATCAAGTACAATGAAAACACGAAAATAACTTGGGTGGAAGGGTTAAATGAGGTTTTGAAGAGATGTTACCAGGAATGGAAGCTGCCACATGAAATTGGCGTAGAATGGGCAAAAGCCGGTAAAACGATGGATTTGAGGGGATACCAGTATTTTAAGGGGGAGGATATAGGATGA
- the thiF gene encoding sulfur carrier protein ThiS adenylyltransferase ThiF, whose translation MNEFEEALVKYIGPANLQKLQKIKVGIAGAGGLGSNCALNLVRSGVKKIKIVDFDKVELSNLNRQFYFYDQVGMPKVEALKLNLQRINPDVEIETLQEKITHENIHEIFDDCDIIIEAFDNPYCKKMIVEHYGSSGKLVVAASGLAGWGNSDDIKIKKVHSTLYIVGDMHSEVDKDAPPLSPRVNIAAAKQADTVLEFILGGRNL comes from the coding sequence GTGAATGAATTTGAAGAAGCCTTGGTAAAATATATTGGCCCTGCAAACCTTCAAAAGCTCCAGAAAATCAAGGTAGGGATAGCCGGTGCAGGGGGGTTAGGCTCCAACTGCGCCTTAAACCTGGTAAGAAGCGGAGTAAAGAAGATCAAAATAGTTGACTTTGACAAGGTGGAGCTCTCTAACTTGAACAGGCAGTTTTACTTTTACGACCAGGTAGGAATGCCCAAAGTGGAAGCCCTTAAATTAAACTTGCAGAGGATTAATCCAGACGTGGAGATAGAAACGCTGCAGGAAAAGATTACGCATGAGAACATCCATGAAATATTTGATGACTGTGACATCATCATTGAAGCCTTTGACAACCCTTACTGCAAAAAGATGATAGTGGAGCATTACGGTTCAAGCGGCAAACTGGTAGTGGCAGCCTCAGGGCTGGCCGGCTGGGGCAACAGCGATGACATCAAGATAAAAAAGGTTCACTCCACCCTGTATATAGTAGGGGATATGCACTCAGAAGTAGATAAAGACGCTCCTCCACTGTCGCCCAGGGTCAACATAGCAGCAGCTAAACAGGCAGATACGGTACTGGAGTTTATTCTAGGAGGGAGAAATCTGTGA
- a CDS encoding efflux RND transporter permease subunit has product MSIAGLSVRRPVTTVMVVLIVLILGFVSLTRLNVDLLPSINLPIMVVSVQYSGAGPEEVESIVTRNIESVLATVGNLESMRSTSSEGNSLVILEFTQGTNMDVAALEVREKLDMIRGMLPEGVSDPIVLKLDPNMLPIMSFAVSQEGKTDEELQEWVEDVLKPRIERIEGVASVSVLGAKQTEIKVIVDPDKLIAYGLTMDRIVSALRAENLALPGGVVQDGQYDLLVRISGQFESLDELLNVPVVSSTGITYMLRDLARVERGVKDDRQYSRVNQYDSLSISVYKESVANTVRVAEKVNQEIENIKKAYPDITVMNIIDQSKFINRSISAVTSNAYIGAILAIAILFIFLKDVTPTLVIATSIPISVISTFVLLYFSGITLNIISLGGLALGVGMMVDNSIVALENIYRMREKGLNPSEAAEKGTNEISMAIMASTLTTVSVFLPIVFTQGMTAEIFRELSLTVTFSLMASLVVAITLVPMLASKLIRGKGFSRKNKAVERLTERYRHMLQWALEHRKAVMFITAVVFGLSIVLLPLVGVEYFPAVDQGQIQIEIRLPKGSSFDETLEAVQKVEKIVDEIPEVDMVWAVIGGQRMSFGMGAPVRDQGSITAILKPLDQRSRTTQQVGEEIREKVKDIAGCQIQVNTDSGLVGLGSGMTGSPISISIKGQDLHVLQEISDDIVKIVSSVPGTRQVRSSFEEGRPELRIIVDRQRASQYGVNAALVSTAVQSHLQGMVATRYKEQGTEIDVRVQLPADGNMKLQDVENVMVMSPLGIAVPLKSVARFEYAQGPARIERQDQSRVVTVNGSYEGRSFGEVMRDIQEKLKDYPLPEGYFIEYGGQQEQLSEAFGDLRLVLVLGVLLVYMIMASQFESLVHPFTVMFTVPLAFTGGLIGLLIAGKPLSVPAFLGFIMLVGIVVNNGIVLVDYINRIRKDYAELKQAIVQAGTIRLRPVLMTSLTTILGLLPLALGLGESSELQVPLAVTVMGGLTLSTFLTLVIVPVVYSLVDDLGRWIGKRLRMV; this is encoded by the coding sequence ATGAGCATTGCAGGATTGAGCGTTAGAAGGCCTGTGACAACTGTTATGGTTGTGCTGATTGTGCTCATTTTGGGTTTTGTTTCATTGACGCGGCTCAATGTAGACTTACTACCCAGCATTAATCTACCCATAATGGTGGTGTCGGTGCAATACAGTGGCGCAGGTCCTGAAGAGGTGGAGAGCATAGTTACGCGAAACATAGAAAGCGTCTTGGCAACGGTGGGTAACCTTGAGTCCATGAGATCGACTTCATCCGAGGGCAATTCGTTGGTGATCCTGGAATTTACCCAGGGTACCAACATGGACGTGGCGGCGCTGGAAGTGCGCGAAAAGCTTGATATGATAAGGGGCATGCTGCCGGAGGGGGTGTCTGACCCAATAGTGCTCAAGCTGGATCCTAACATGTTGCCCATCATGAGCTTTGCGGTATCGCAAGAGGGCAAAACCGACGAGGAGCTGCAGGAATGGGTGGAGGATGTGCTCAAGCCGCGTATAGAACGGATAGAAGGTGTGGCCTCGGTATCGGTTTTGGGTGCAAAGCAGACAGAGATAAAGGTGATAGTTGATCCGGATAAGCTTATAGCCTATGGCCTGACTATGGACCGAATAGTTAGCGCTTTGAGAGCTGAGAATTTGGCTTTGCCCGGTGGAGTTGTGCAGGATGGGCAGTATGACTTGTTGGTCAGGATTTCGGGACAATTTGAAAGCCTTGATGAACTTTTGAATGTGCCCGTCGTGAGTTCTACCGGTATCACCTATATGCTTAGGGATTTGGCTCGGGTCGAAAGGGGCGTAAAAGATGATAGGCAGTATTCAAGGGTGAATCAATACGATAGCCTTTCCATATCGGTTTATAAAGAAAGTGTGGCAAATACCGTACGTGTGGCCGAAAAGGTAAACCAGGAGATAGAGAATATAAAGAAGGCATATCCTGACATAACTGTTATGAACATAATTGACCAATCAAAATTTATAAACAGATCAATTTCGGCAGTGACAAGCAATGCTTACATAGGAGCCATATTGGCCATTGCCATATTGTTCATATTTCTAAAAGATGTCACGCCTACCCTGGTCATTGCCACCTCGATACCAATTTCGGTGATATCTACTTTTGTATTGCTTTATTTTAGCGGCATTACCCTTAATATAATATCACTGGGTGGTTTAGCTTTAGGCGTAGGCATGATGGTGGATAATTCCATAGTAGCTCTCGAGAACATATATAGAATGAGGGAGAAAGGTTTAAACCCTAGCGAAGCCGCAGAGAAAGGTACCAACGAGATATCTATGGCAATAATGGCTTCCACATTGACGACGGTAAGCGTCTTTTTGCCGATAGTATTTACTCAGGGCATGACGGCAGAGATATTCAGGGAGCTGTCCCTTACCGTTACTTTTTCGCTCATGGCATCGCTGGTGGTGGCGATTACATTGGTACCCATGCTGGCGTCTAAGCTGATAAGAGGTAAGGGCTTTAGCAGGAAAAATAAAGCTGTTGAGCGCTTGACAGAACGGTACAGGCACATGCTCCAATGGGCGCTGGAGCACAGAAAGGCTGTCATGTTTATAACGGCTGTAGTTTTTGGACTAAGCATTGTACTTTTGCCTTTGGTGGGTGTGGAGTACTTTCCAGCAGTGGACCAGGGGCAGATACAGATAGAAATAAGGCTTCCAAAAGGGAGCAGCTTTGATGAGACCTTGGAGGCAGTCCAGAAAGTCGAGAAGATAGTGGACGAGATTCCAGAAGTGGATATGGTGTGGGCTGTCATAGGTGGTCAGCGTATGAGTTTTGGAATGGGGGCCCCTGTCAGAGACCAGGGTAGTATTACGGCTATATTAAAACCCCTCGATCAGAGGAGCAGGACCACTCAGCAGGTGGGTGAAGAGATAAGGGAAAAGGTTAAGGATATAGCAGGGTGCCAGATACAAGTAAACACTGACAGTGGATTGGTCGGATTGGGTTCTGGTATGACGGGTTCACCTATATCCATAAGCATAAAAGGTCAGGATCTGCATGTGCTTCAGGAAATATCGGATGATATTGTGAAAATTGTATCAAGCGTGCCAGGGACGCGTCAGGTGCGTTCAAGCTTTGAGGAAGGCCGCCCAGAGCTGCGTATAATCGTAGACAGGCAGAGGGCTTCTCAGTATGGGGTTAATGCTGCTTTGGTATCAACCGCTGTTCAAAGCCATCTTCAAGGTATGGTTGCTACTCGATACAAGGAACAAGGGACTGAGATCGACGTGAGGGTGCAGTTGCCGGCTGATGGCAACATGAAACTGCAGGACGTGGAAAACGTCATGGTCATGTCGCCGCTTGGTATTGCAGTTCCCTTAAAAAGTGTGGCCAGGTTTGAGTATGCGCAAGGACCTGCCAGAATAGAAAGGCAAGACCAGTCTCGTGTGGTAACTGTAAACGGCAGCTATGAGGGGCGTAGCTTTGGCGAGGTTATGCGCGATATCCAAGAGAAGTTGAAAGATTATCCACTGCCCGAGGGGTATTTCATAGAGTATGGTGGTCAGCAAGAGCAGTTGTCGGAAGCATTTGGGGACCTCAGATTGGTACTTGTATTGGGAGTACTCCTTGTGTACATGATAATGGCTTCGCAGTTTGAATCTTTGGTTCATCCGTTTACCGTTATGTTTACCGTACCGCTGGCTTTTACAGGAGGGCTTATCGGCCTTTTGATAGCCGGGAAACCTTTGAGCGTGCCAGCCTTCCTTGGGTTTATAATGCTGGTAGGCATCGTGGTAAACAACGGCATCGTACTGGTGGACTATATAAACAGGATCCGCAAAGATTATGCAGAACTTAAGCAAGCAATAGTCCAGGCGGGGACTATAAGGTTGAGGCCGGTACTTATGACCAGCTTAACCACCATACTTGGGCTTTTGCCCCTTGCGTTGGGATTAGGAGAAAGTTCAGAGTTACAAGTTCCTCTTGCTGTGACAGTTATGGGTGGTTTAACGCTTTCTACATTTTTGACCCTTGTGATAGTACCTGTCGTATATTCGCTGGTTGATGACTTAGGTAGGTGGATTGGAAAAAGATTGAGGATGGTATGA
- a CDS encoding thiazole synthase, with amino-acid sequence MDDKLVIAGHELSSRLFIGTGKFHSHKVIPQVIERSGAQVVTVALRRINLDYPEENMLNYIPKGCIIMPNTSGARNAEEAVRIARIARAACGSNWIKIEVINDNKYLLPDNYETIKATEILAKEGFIVLPYMSPDLIAARRLRDAGAAAVMPLGAPIGTNKGLKARELIKIMIDEIDLPVIVDAGLGRPSHAAEAMELGAAAVLVNTAIATADDPVAMAEAFALAVKGGRMAYLAGMGAVKEFAEASSPLTGFLR; translated from the coding sequence ATGGATGACAAACTGGTCATAGCTGGACATGAGCTTTCCAGCAGGCTTTTCATAGGCACAGGAAAGTTCCATTCACATAAGGTTATCCCCCAGGTGATAGAGCGTTCGGGGGCACAGGTGGTTACCGTTGCATTGAGGAGGATAAACCTGGATTATCCTGAGGAAAACATGCTCAACTACATACCCAAAGGGTGTATCATAATGCCCAACACATCAGGAGCGAGAAATGCCGAAGAAGCGGTGCGCATAGCAAGGATAGCAAGAGCAGCCTGCGGCAGCAACTGGATAAAAATCGAAGTGATCAACGACAACAAATACCTGCTCCCCGACAACTACGAGACCATAAAGGCCACCGAAATACTGGCAAAAGAAGGCTTCATAGTCCTTCCCTACATGAGCCCTGATTTAATAGCCGCACGAAGGCTGAGGGACGCGGGTGCTGCGGCAGTCATGCCCCTTGGCGCTCCAATTGGTACAAACAAGGGGCTGAAAGCCCGGGAACTCATAAAGATCATGATCGACGAGATCGACCTCCCCGTGATAGTGGACGCCGGCTTGGGGCGGCCGTCCCATGCCGCTGAAGCAATGGAGCTGGGCGCTGCAGCAGTGCTGGTCAACACCGCCATAGCCACCGCTGATGACCCGGTCGCCATGGCTGAGGCGTTTGCACTAGCAGTCAAAGGCGGTAGAATGGCTTATCTGGCGGGGATGGGGGCAGTTAAGGAATTTGCTGAAGCTTCTTCGCCTCTGACTGGATTTCTACGATAG
- a CDS encoding DegV family protein, whose product MNQIHIVTDSTAYIDKEFVRQHDMSVVPLYYSFEGKTEKEGFPGEFQDFFSRLARSSDFPTTSQPSVGDFKEVFESALKKGKEVIALTISSKLSGTYNSANTAANLIGSDKISIIDSQTTVANLRVLTEMAINLVKQGFSRSQIVEKIEEQKTRMGIRLTVGTLEYLKRGGRLTNAQAVIGSFLNVKPIIALIDGKLEAIAKVRGKKKAMEKIIEDIPKKVSIINICQIFALKEAHELKSILKERYPHAIINIQEIGPVIGSHLGPEALGVCYVY is encoded by the coding sequence TTGAACCAAATTCATATTGTCACCGACAGCACTGCTTATATAGATAAAGAATTTGTCAGGCAGCATGATATGAGCGTCGTTCCCTTATATTACAGTTTTGAAGGGAAAACTGAAAAAGAGGGGTTCCCAGGCGAGTTTCAGGATTTTTTCTCTCGTTTAGCCCGGTCTTCTGATTTCCCCACCACGTCTCAACCATCAGTCGGGGATTTTAAGGAGGTCTTTGAGTCTGCTTTAAAAAAGGGAAAGGAGGTCATTGCCCTCACCATCTCTTCTAAGTTGAGCGGCACATACAACAGCGCAAATACCGCAGCAAATCTCATTGGCAGCGACAAAATCTCCATCATTGACAGCCAAACTACAGTCGCCAATTTGCGGGTTTTAACGGAAATGGCTATAAATTTAGTTAAACAAGGGTTTTCAAGAAGTCAAATTGTTGAAAAAATTGAAGAGCAAAAAACGAGAATGGGAATCCGCCTAACGGTGGGGACTCTTGAGTATTTAAAAAGAGGCGGGCGTCTTACCAATGCTCAGGCGGTAATAGGCTCTTTTTTAAACGTAAAACCCATCATAGCTTTAATAGACGGCAAATTAGAAGCTATAGCAAAAGTCCGTGGAAAGAAAAAAGCGATGGAAAAGATCATAGAGGATATACCGAAAAAAGTATCGATAATTAATATATGCCAGATTTTTGCCCTAAAAGAGGCTCATGAGCTAAAATCCATCCTTAAAGAGAGGTACCCCCACGCCATAATTAACATTCAAGAGATAGGTCCTGTAATCGGTTCACATCTTGGACCGGAAGCTTTAGGTGTGTGTTATGTGTATTGA
- the thiS gene encoding sulfur carrier protein ThiS produces MIITVNGQKTTVSKGMSLYDFLKLKGLDPQKVVVEHNYRIVKTEEWPNIVLQENDNLEILRFVGGG; encoded by the coding sequence ATGATAATAACAGTAAATGGCCAAAAAACCACGGTAAGCAAAGGGATGAGCCTATATGACTTTTTAAAACTCAAAGGCCTTGACCCTCAAAAAGTGGTGGTTGAGCACAACTATAGGATAGTCAAAACAGAAGAATGGCCGAACATAGTGCTGCAAGAAAACGATAACCTGGAAATTTTAAGATTCGTTGGAGGAGGCTGA
- the thiH gene encoding 2-iminoacetate synthase ThiH, producing MSFYDVYLKYKGFDFNDFLSSVTDSQIMKILSKEKLNALDFLALLSDKAKEYLEPMAIKARQLTLKNFGRAILLYTPLYLSNYCVNQCAYCGFNCKNKIARKKLSLDEVRKEAQAIASTGLKHILILTGESRKHTPVSYIKDCVKVLRDYFSSISIEVYPLDTAEYAELIEAGVDGLTLYQETYDQEVYMEVHIKGPKRDYRYRLDAPERACIASMRSVNIGALLGLNDWHKDAFFTGLHASYLQDKYPDVEISVSLPRLRPHFGNFAPKFTVSDKDLVQIMLAIRLFLPRAGITISTRERPQLRDNLIGLGVTRLSAGSSTQVGGHAIEDKGDGQFDIADTRSVVQIRDMLYSKGFQPVFKDWQAI from the coding sequence ATGAGCTTTTACGACGTGTATCTCAAATACAAGGGCTTCGATTTTAACGACTTTTTAAGCAGCGTCACCGACAGCCAAATAATGAAAATACTCAGCAAGGAAAAGCTTAATGCCCTTGACTTTTTAGCCCTGTTATCAGACAAAGCCAAGGAATACCTGGAACCCATGGCTATCAAAGCAAGGCAGCTTACACTTAAGAACTTTGGAAGAGCCATCCTCCTATATACCCCCCTTTACCTTTCCAATTATTGCGTTAACCAGTGTGCCTACTGCGGCTTTAACTGCAAAAATAAGATAGCTCGAAAAAAGCTTTCACTGGACGAGGTGAGAAAGGAGGCCCAAGCCATAGCCTCCACCGGGCTTAAACACATACTCATTTTAACTGGCGAGTCCCGAAAGCATACACCGGTCTCATACATAAAGGATTGCGTGAAGGTTTTAAGGGACTACTTCAGTTCCATCTCGATAGAGGTGTATCCTCTGGATACCGCCGAGTACGCCGAGCTCATAGAAGCAGGAGTTGATGGCCTCACACTGTACCAGGAGACATACGACCAAGAAGTGTATATGGAAGTGCACATCAAAGGCCCCAAGAGGGATTACAGATACAGGCTGGATGCACCCGAAAGAGCATGCATAGCTTCCATGCGCAGCGTCAACATAGGCGCTCTGTTGGGCCTGAATGACTGGCATAAAGATGCATTTTTCACCGGATTGCATGCCAGCTATCTCCAGGATAAGTACCCTGACGTCGAGATAAGCGTATCCCTACCGCGCCTGAGGCCACACTTTGGGAACTTTGCACCCAAGTTTACTGTTAGCGACAAGGACCTGGTTCAAATCATGCTGGCCATAAGGCTGTTTTTGCCAAGGGCCGGCATCACCATCTCCACCAGGGAAAGACCACAGCTCAGGGATAACCTGATAGGCTTGGGAGTCACCAGGCTTTCAGCGGGTTCTTCCACCCAGGTAGGCGGTCATGCTATAGAGGACAAAGGTGATGGTCAGTTCGACATAGCCGACACCAGGAGTGTGGTGCAGATAAGGGATATGCTGTACAGCAAAGGATTTCAGCCGGTATTCAAAGACTGGCAGGCGATATAA
- a CDS encoding AEC family transporter: MGVFDAVQCVLSILIMVSIGYVLSYRGWFDERTSELFSKIVVKVSLPALMISNLLSTFDRKKLFEAGLGVFIPILCMLLLYGIGLMIVRLLNVPSHKHGVFLAMFTFSNTVFIGLPVNVALFGEKSTSFVLLYYVANTVLFWTMGVSGIQRDGLNGQVTTLSRRIKNLLSPPLIGFLLAILLILFDVRLPKFIMDACKYMGNLTTPLSMLYIGIVINSIKMQDIRFDKDMVAVLLGRFVLAPLLILAFMYYLPLPVLMKKVFVIQAAMPTMTQIAIVSQAYKADYRYAAAMVTVTTMASLIFIPLYMFVLTYI, encoded by the coding sequence ATGGGGGTTTTTGATGCTGTCCAGTGCGTACTCAGTATTTTGATTATGGTTTCAATAGGCTATGTGCTCAGCTATCGTGGTTGGTTTGACGAGCGTACGTCCGAGCTGTTTTCTAAGATAGTAGTAAAGGTGTCTTTACCTGCTCTGATGATTTCGAATTTGTTGTCTACATTTGATAGAAAGAAGTTATTCGAAGCGGGGTTGGGCGTATTTATACCTATATTATGTATGTTGCTGTTGTATGGAATTGGGCTGATGATAGTAAGGTTACTTAATGTACCATCCCATAAACACGGCGTCTTTTTAGCCATGTTTACCTTTTCTAACACGGTATTTATAGGGTTGCCGGTTAATGTTGCGCTTTTTGGAGAGAAAAGCACATCCTTTGTGTTGTTGTACTATGTTGCAAATACAGTGTTGTTTTGGACTATGGGTGTAAGTGGAATTCAGCGCGATGGCTTGAATGGTCAAGTAACCACTCTATCAAGAAGGATTAAAAATTTGCTATCTCCTCCTTTAATAGGCTTTTTATTGGCTATTTTATTGATACTGTTTGATGTTCGTCTTCCCAAGTTTATTATGGATGCCTGTAAATATATGGGCAATTTAACCACTCCTTTATCAATGTTATACATAGGTATTGTTATAAACTCTATAAAAATGCAAGATATAAGGTTTGATAAGGACATGGTAGCTGTATTATTGGGTAGATTTGTGTTGGCTCCGTTGCTAATATTAGCTTTTATGTATTATTTGCCTTTGCCTGTACTGATGAAAAAGGTGTTTGTCATCCAGGCAGCAATGCCTACTATGACTCAGATAGCCATTGTATCTCAAGCTTACAAGGCAGATTACAGGTATGCGGCTGCTATGGTGACGGTTACCACGATGGCCAGCCTTATTTTTATTCCGTTGTACATGTTTGTGCTAACTTACATTTAA